One window of Verrucomicrobiota bacterium genomic DNA carries:
- a CDS encoding helix-turn-helix transcriptional regulator encodes MPRPPKHVVLSRKEIGERLRTLRQERRMTQVEFAKMLGTHQASLSQIELGIRGVSLQQVVKLARALRVSPDKLLGTGKNNGHQPTPRNEKLMRRVRHIEQLPPEQQDAAIKILDGFLDAQRH; translated from the coding sequence TTGCCGCGACCCCCGAAGCACGTTGTCTTGTCCAGGAAAGAGATCGGCGAGCGCTTGCGCACCTTGAGACAGGAGCGGCGCATGACCCAGGTCGAGTTCGCCAAGATGCTTGGAACGCATCAAGCGAGCCTCTCTCAGATCGAGCTGGGGATTCGCGGCGTGTCGCTTCAGCAAGTCGTGAAGCTTGCGCGGGCGCTACGCGTCTCACCGGACAAGCTGCTCGGCACCGGGAAGAACAACGGGCATCAGCCCACACCCAGGAACGAGAAGCTCATGAGACGCGTACGTCACATCGAGCAGCTACCGCCGGAGCAGCAAGACGCTGCGATCAAGATCCTGGACGGCTTCCTCGACGCCCAGCGCCACTGA